A region of Bacillus cabrialesii DNA encodes the following proteins:
- a CDS encoding sigma factor-like helix-turn-helix DNA-binding protein, whose protein sequence is MNRKEIENLINSYHWMGKEVQRLQSVLYGSVIPMKNWGVAKYGLEAAMPKGRPGKSQSELRQMDMREERLFKRLKYYEERVYTVELGAEKIKGEQHKVIYDCMMEGMSYRAIGLHLGISRETVRKMKDELISQLCQECHFERLLNLKKSVV, encoded by the coding sequence ATGAATCGAAAAGAGATTGAAAATCTTATCAATAGCTATCACTGGATGGGGAAAGAGGTTCAACGGTTGCAGAGTGTACTCTATGGTTCAGTAATTCCAATGAAAAATTGGGGTGTTGCGAAATATGGATTAGAAGCTGCTATGCCAAAAGGAAGACCTGGGAAGAGTCAGTCTGAGCTGAGGCAAATGGATATGAGAGAAGAACGTCTTTTCAAACGTCTTAAGTACTATGAGGAACGAGTATATACAGTTGAGTTGGGGGCAGAAAAAATCAAAGGAGAGCAACATAAGGTCATTTATGACTGCATGATGGAGGGAATGAGCTACCGTGCAATAGGTCTTCATCTTGGTATTTCAAGGGAAACTGTACGCAAAATGAAAGACGAGTTGATCAGCCAATTATGCCAAGAATGCCACTTTGAGCGTTTGTTGAATCTGAAAAAATCTGTGGTGTAA
- a CDS encoding transcriptional regulator, whose product MKLKKVLTGTALSLALLVSAAPAFAASPTDTHSEESQTKEVSALGTLVVRGLPSDPDPGQTITINGTTYYLDSVTFYPDGSYIAYYSS is encoded by the coding sequence ATGAAATTGAAAAAAGTTTTAACTGGTACTGCATTGTCACTTGCTTTGCTTGTTTCTGCCGCTCCTGCCTTTGCCGCAAGTCCTACTGATACTCATTCTGAAGAAAGTCAAACAAAGGAAGTATCTGCATTAGGTACCCTAGTTGTTCGTGGACTTCCTTCTGATCCAGACCCTGGACAAACAATCACTATAAACGGAACAACATATTATTTAGACAGTGTTACTTTTTATCCTGATGGATCTTATATCGCCTACTATTCAAGTTAA
- a CDS encoding XtrA/YqaO family protein — protein MYNPREINIKKDFTIQQKIDPGKVKIIVLDGNQGTAHVLDAPEHGKTVIQTVKGSFARVDHEIGYKVR, from the coding sequence GTGTACAATCCAAGAGAAATAAACATCAAAAAAGACTTCACTATTCAGCAGAAAATTGACCCAGGAAAAGTTAAGATCATTGTTTTAGATGGGAATCAAGGTACAGCACATGTCTTAGATGCTCCTGAGCACGGTAAAACTGTTATTCAAACTGTAAAGGGCAGCTTTGCAAGGGTTGATCATGAGATAGGTTACAAAGTCAGGTAA
- a CDS encoding RusA family crossover junction endodeoxyribonuclease produces the protein MDCIKFTVYGEPVAQGRPRGSIRNGKVHMRDPAKSKYFKQYVALVASQHRPETIITGPVSMDVKVYRPMPKSVSNSSKKKEKAEKGLLRPTTKPDVDNYVKGVKDALNHLIYKDDSQVVDLKVSKFYSEEPRVEIKIKEVST, from the coding sequence TTGGATTGCATTAAGTTCACTGTTTATGGTGAGCCAGTCGCACAGGGGCGGCCGCGTGGATCAATACGAAATGGGAAGGTGCATATGCGTGATCCAGCGAAATCAAAGTACTTTAAGCAGTATGTGGCATTGGTTGCGTCTCAGCATCGCCCAGAAACAATTATTACTGGTCCTGTCTCAATGGATGTCAAAGTGTACAGACCAATGCCAAAATCAGTTTCAAACTCATCAAAGAAGAAAGAAAAAGCTGAAAAGGGTCTTCTGCGGCCGACTACAAAGCCCGACGTTGATAATTATGTAAAGGGTGTGAAAGATGCTTTGAATCATCTGATATACAAAGATGATAGTCAGGTTGTGGATCTGAAAGTTAGCAAGTTTTATAGCGAAGAGCCGAGGGTGGAGATCAAGATAAAAGAGGTTTCTACCTAA
- a CDS encoding ATP-binding protein, whose protein sequence is MVVYRVHKDPSWRLDEQLDLMIPDEMVPEDDFLLGKVCTPDKASEWKDTYSKQCECVRRKKIARLMAASGITEEFEKLLFGNFITDGKPDMIKDAYECAVEYYKDFQKIKGKRQNSIALLGQPGSGKTHLLTAIMNNLIKKKSVHCMYFPYVEGMGDLKANFDNLEAKLDAMRKVEVLFIDDLFKPINGQPRATDWQVEQIQSVLNYRYLNHMPLLISSELTIDEILDIDEALGSRIHQMCRDYIVIIKGDRMQLNHRLGDWA, encoded by the coding sequence ATTGTGGTTTATCGGGTCCATAAGGACCCTTCTTGGCGTTTAGACGAACAGTTAGACCTTATGATTCCAGACGAAATGGTACCTGAAGATGATTTTCTTTTGGGGAAGGTTTGCACGCCGGACAAAGCTAGTGAATGGAAAGATACTTATTCAAAGCAGTGCGAGTGTGTGAGACGAAAGAAAATAGCCAGACTCATGGCAGCTAGTGGCATTACAGAAGAGTTTGAAAAGCTTCTCTTTGGTAACTTCATCACGGATGGTAAACCTGACATGATCAAGGACGCTTATGAGTGTGCAGTGGAATACTATAAAGATTTTCAAAAGATCAAAGGAAAAAGGCAAAACAGTATCGCATTACTTGGACAGCCAGGTAGCGGTAAAACTCATTTGCTCACGGCGATTATGAATAATCTGATCAAGAAAAAATCAGTACACTGCATGTATTTCCCTTACGTAGAGGGCATGGGGGATTTGAAAGCTAACTTTGACAACTTAGAAGCGAAACTTGATGCCATGAGAAAGGTCGAGGTTCTATTCATTGATGACTTATTCAAACCAATAAACGGTCAACCAAGGGCAACCGATTGGCAGGTTGAACAAATCCAATCAGTCTTAAATTATCGGTACTTGAATCATATGCCTTTGCTGATTTCTTCGGAGTTAACAATCGATGAGATTTTGGACATTGACGAGGCTCTTGGTTCACGAATTCACCAGATGTGTCGTGATTACATAGTGATTATTAAAGGCGATCGAATGCAATTAAATCATAGGTTAGGTGATTGGGCATGA
- a CDS encoding DnaD domain-containing protein: MVIPRLPFKEFRDEKIYDHLFKRAEYRPNQELELGQTIIKVVELAKDFNWSAAQIKYSLERMEKQGYIKLDRLPRKRGFIVTILHYADYIQLGTYMKKKALEPAEIEHQEVEDKMKNAFELYENKVARSVGPMEAQRIGYMIDDYGEEKVMEAIKTAFQLKGKSASLSYVQAILSNPFTQKRKEKQYGYKQSSQYRQRISNDHAGTSGKVSPLFGNKIGPIRRKG; the protein is encoded by the coding sequence GTGGTCATACCCCGACTACCATTCAAAGAGTTTAGAGATGAAAAAATTTATGATCACTTGTTCAAACGAGCTGAGTATAGGCCAAATCAAGAGCTAGAACTTGGGCAGACCATTATCAAAGTTGTGGAACTTGCCAAAGACTTTAACTGGTCAGCTGCTCAGATTAAATACTCACTAGAACGAATGGAGAAACAGGGATATATCAAATTGGACCGCCTTCCACGAAAAAGAGGGTTCATCGTCACCATACTTCATTATGCAGACTACATACAGTTAGGAACTTACATGAAGAAAAAAGCTTTGGAACCAGCTGAGATTGAACATCAGGAGGTCGAGGACAAAATGAAAAATGCCTTTGAGCTATATGAAAATAAAGTTGCTCGGTCAGTCGGCCCGATGGAGGCACAGCGAATTGGATACATGATCGACGATTATGGTGAAGAAAAAGTGATGGAGGCTATCAAGACAGCGTTTCAATTAAAGGGGAAATCAGCTAGTTTGTCATACGTTCAAGCCATTTTATCAAATCCATTCACTCAAAAGAGAAAGGAGAAACAATATGGCTATAAACAAAGCAGTCAGTATAGACAACGCATTTCAAACGATCATGCAGGAACTTCGGGAAAAGTCAGCCCGCTTTTTGGAAACAAAATAGGCCCCATCCGAAGAAAAGGCTGA
- a CDS encoding recombinase RecT — translation MATNQSIKNNIQKKQKNAPVQQQGATMKGLLSSPSVIKRFEEVLGKRATQFTASILSLYNSEQMLQKTDPMSVILSAMVAATLDLPIDKNLGYAWIVPYGGKAQFQLGYKGYIQLALRTGQYKSINCIPIHEGELQKWNPLTEEIEIDFEKRESDAVSGYAAYFELINGFRKTVYWTKAQVEKHKKKFSKSDFGWKNDWDAMALKTVLKAVLSKWGILSVEMQKAVIEEDETRERIDITNEADSSEIIDSEPSNKDEPEKTSEQEADPFDGKPVDIKEDELPFD, via the coding sequence ATGGCTACTAATCAATCAATTAAAAACAACATCCAAAAGAAGCAAAAAAACGCACCTGTGCAACAACAAGGAGCAACCATGAAAGGCTTGCTTTCCTCACCATCCGTTATTAAGCGATTTGAGGAAGTGTTAGGGAAGAGGGCTACACAGTTTACGGCTTCTATACTGAGCCTTTATAACAGCGAGCAGATGTTACAGAAAACAGATCCTATGAGCGTTATCTTATCTGCAATGGTGGCAGCTACACTCGATTTACCTATAGATAAAAACTTAGGGTATGCCTGGATTGTTCCTTATGGAGGAAAGGCTCAATTCCAGCTTGGATACAAAGGATATATACAGCTTGCCTTGCGAACAGGCCAATATAAGTCCATCAATTGCATACCGATTCATGAAGGAGAATTGCAGAAGTGGAATCCGTTGACTGAGGAGATCGAGATTGATTTTGAAAAACGAGAATCAGACGCGGTAAGTGGTTATGCAGCTTATTTTGAGTTGATAAATGGCTTCCGAAAAACAGTGTACTGGACAAAGGCACAAGTAGAAAAGCACAAAAAGAAATTCAGTAAGTCTGATTTTGGATGGAAAAATGATTGGGATGCGATGGCTCTTAAGACTGTATTAAAAGCAGTTTTGAGCAAGTGGGGGATTCTCTCTGTTGAAATGCAAAAAGCCGTTATTGAGGAAGATGAAACAAGAGAACGGATTGACATTACCAATGAAGCGGATAGTTCAGAAATTATCGATTCCGAGCCTTCAAACAAAGACGAACCGGAAAAAACAAGCGAACAAGAAGCTGATCCTTTTGACGGTAAGCCTGTAGACATAAAAGAAGATGAACTTCCGTTCGATTGA
- a CDS encoding YqaJ viral recombinase family protein has translation MTRKRAGVLAKTSEMSRNEWLIERRKGIGGSDASIILGLNKWKTPFELWLDKTGQVPVSESQSEAAYFGTLLEDIVAKEFEIRSGKKVRRKKAILRHPEHGFILANVDRMIVGEKAILECKTTSAYNLKEWEDEEIPESYIVQVQHYLGVLGPEYQKAYFAVLIGGNKFVWKEIERDDELIDMIFEAEIEFWNDKVLGGQAPALDDSSAAEEYLKKRYAETENNKAIDLTAANRGRIQQYLQLKEQISELQSQAKELENQIKHEMKDAEYGFIGNYQACWKPVVSNRVDTKKLKEQFRDIYEKVKKEIHFRRFAIKEVS, from the coding sequence ATGACAAGGAAAAGGGCTGGGGTTCTTGCTAAGACTTCTGAAATGAGCCGCAATGAATGGCTTATTGAAAGAAGAAAAGGAATTGGCGGCTCAGATGCATCCATTATCTTGGGGTTAAACAAGTGGAAGACACCTTTTGAGTTATGGTTAGACAAAACAGGACAGGTCCCTGTTAGTGAATCGCAAAGTGAAGCTGCTTACTTTGGAACATTGCTTGAAGACATTGTTGCAAAAGAATTTGAAATACGTAGTGGCAAGAAGGTTAGACGTAAAAAAGCAATACTCAGACATCCGGAACATGGTTTCATTTTGGCTAATGTTGATCGAATGATTGTTGGTGAAAAAGCGATCCTTGAGTGTAAAACTACATCCGCCTACAACTTAAAGGAATGGGAAGACGAAGAAATCCCCGAGAGCTATATCGTTCAGGTCCAGCATTATCTGGGTGTGCTTGGACCTGAATATCAGAAAGCTTACTTTGCTGTGCTGATCGGCGGGAATAAATTTGTCTGGAAAGAGATTGAGCGAGACGACGAGTTAATTGACATGATCTTTGAAGCAGAGATTGAGTTCTGGAATGACAAGGTCTTAGGTGGACAAGCACCTGCTTTAGATGATTCGAGTGCGGCGGAAGAATATCTCAAAAAACGATATGCCGAAACGGAAAATAACAAAGCAATTGATTTAACTGCGGCTAATCGAGGACGTATTCAACAATACTTGCAACTTAAGGAGCAGATCTCAGAGCTACAAAGCCAGGCAAAAGAATTAGAGAACCAAATCAAACATGAAATGAAGGATGCAGAGTACGGGTTTATCGGAAACTATCAAGCTTGTTGGAAGCCTGTTGTCTCAAATCGAGTTGACACGAAAAAGCTTAAAGAGCAGTTTCGGGATATTTACGAGAAGGTCAAAAAGGAAATTCATTTCAGACGTTTTGCAATCAAGGAGGTTAGCTGA
- a CDS encoding YqaI family protein yields the protein MVENPMLINNWHDKLTETDVQIDFYGDEVTPVDDYVIDGGEIILRENLERYLREQLGFEFKNEQ from the coding sequence ATGGTCGAAAACCCAATGCTCATAAACAACTGGCACGATAAGCTTACTGAAACGGATGTGCAAATAGATTTTTACGGTGATGAAGTAACACCAGTTGATGATTATGTAATTGATGGCGGCGAAATCATTCTCAGAGAGAACTTGGAAAGATATCTAAGGGAGCAACTTGGTTTTGAATTTAAAAATGAGCAATAA
- a CDS encoding YqaH family protein, whose translation MNTNHFLKSDVPIAKRKIESAEELSIMLSEALRDGDYEEAISLAGSIKGLTEDISRLANKGRLYETALKMQQQGINLTVVSRCIG comes from the coding sequence ATGAATACAAATCATTTCTTGAAGTCAGATGTTCCTATCGCAAAAAGAAAAATTGAATCAGCAGAAGAGCTATCAATCATGCTGTCAGAGGCATTACGTGATGGTGATTATGAAGAAGCGATTAGTCTCGCTGGAAGCATCAAGGGTCTTACTGAGGATATTAGCCGGCTGGCAAACAAAGGACGCCTTTATGAAACGGCATTGAAAATGCAACAGCAAGGTATCAACTTGACTGTAGTGAGTAGGTGTATAGGATGA
- a CDS encoding helix-turn-helix domain-containing protein: protein MENNPYNMRNLPQIMRSARKAAGFSQYQIGKLIGGKDQRYVSDVENGLAKLTPELCIKWFEKCDAYEHIDLVHYLFKLHPTAAAPIDPALNECASNAVINMVHQLEEALQATKHLARWLTDNRPGKTEELPMADIKQIFDLIAANKTLIYSLVRTHGLKMQELADRWTRKALVDQVAMAKQEGRKAVSI, encoded by the coding sequence ATGGAGAACAACCCATACAACATGCGGAATTTACCGCAGATTATGCGTAGTGCCCGTAAGGCTGCAGGTTTTTCCCAATATCAAATCGGAAAGTTAATCGGAGGTAAGGATCAAAGGTATGTTTCAGACGTTGAAAATGGACTTGCCAAGCTTACTCCGGAGTTATGTATTAAATGGTTTGAGAAGTGCGATGCCTATGAACATATTGATCTTGTACATTACTTATTCAAACTTCACCCAACAGCGGCTGCTCCTATTGATCCGGCACTTAATGAATGTGCGAGTAATGCGGTGATTAATATGGTTCACCAATTGGAGGAAGCATTGCAAGCAACCAAACACTTAGCCCGTTGGCTTACGGATAATCGACCAGGCAAAACAGAAGAGCTGCCGATGGCTGATATTAAACAGATTTTTGATTTGATTGCGGCTAATAAAACATTGATTTATTCACTTGTTCGTACTCACGGGTTAAAAATGCAGGAGCTTGCAGATAGGTGGACGCGGAAAGCTCTAGTTGATCAAGTTGCTATGGCAAAACAAGAAGGAAGGAAGGCGGTTTCAATATGA
- a CDS encoding helix-turn-helix transcriptional regulator: protein MREWLISQRGNQSQKSVAQKVNISRGAYANIELGKRNPSVQLAKKIAQELNFDWTIFFEEEVVETKQKTKNPA from the coding sequence ATGAGGGAATGGTTAATTTCTCAACGAGGTAATCAAAGTCAAAAATCAGTTGCCCAAAAAGTTAACATTTCTCGAGGAGCTTACGCCAACATTGAATTAGGGAAAAGAAATCCATCCGTTCAATTAGCTAAAAAAATAGCACAAGAGCTTAACTTTGATTGGACAATTTTTTTTGAAGAAGAAGTTGTCGAAACGAAACAAAAAACTAAAAATCCAGCCTAA
- a CDS encoding helix-turn-helix domain-containing protein has translation MFNKKLIALRKSKKLTQEEMASKIGVHRGTYANYERGHRQPDYETLVKIADFFEVTTDYLLRDTESENHDRTYKEQAKKVLNDPETFLAAKDGEVTDEILQAALEIITEQLKERRKSDK, from the coding sequence ATGTTTAATAAAAAATTAATTGCTCTTAGAAAATCAAAAAAGTTAACACAAGAAGAAATGGCATCAAAAATAGGTGTTCATAGAGGAACATATGCTAACTACGAGAGAGGACACCGCCAACCAGATTATGAAACGCTGGTTAAAATAGCTGATTTTTTTGAAGTTACTACTGACTATCTCCTTAGAGATACAGAAAGCGAAAACCATGATAGAACCTATAAAGAACAAGCAAAAAAAGTGTTGAACGATCCTGAAACATTCCTTGCAGCTAAAGACGGTGAGGTAACAGATGAAATTTTACAGGCTGCTTTGGAGATTATTACGGAGCAATTAAAGGAAAGACGGAAATCAGATAAATAA
- a CDS encoding ImmA/IrrE family metallo-endopeptidase, whose product MRYTNSHLEDWIENLYKKIDITEPEQINFERIAETLDIRLSFKPVTSFALKHSGIYNICLDSRKSRVDQWYDFAHEFCHIYRHEGDKKTMPATWTDYLEWQSNYFTYHFCIPTFMLRNINLPYIQSHAIENVAWLFKVSPSFAKKRLSIYYRKLTQHLFNQSVTGNLCTPLL is encoded by the coding sequence TTGAGGTATACAAACAGTCATTTAGAGGATTGGATTGAAAACTTATACAAGAAGATTGATATTACAGAGCCTGAACAAATTAATTTTGAAAGGATTGCCGAGACTTTAGATATCAGGCTTTCATTTAAACCTGTTACAAGCTTCGCACTTAAACACAGCGGAATTTATAACATATGCTTGGACAGCCGAAAAAGCCGAGTTGATCAATGGTATGATTTTGCTCATGAATTTTGCCATATATATAGACATGAAGGCGATAAAAAAACAATGCCTGCAACTTGGACTGATTATTTGGAGTGGCAGTCGAATTATTTTACATATCACTTTTGCATTCCAACTTTCATGTTGCGTAATATCAATCTTCCGTACATACAATCACATGCAATTGAAAATGTAGCTTGGCTATTTAAGGTATCCCCTTCATTCGCTAAGAAACGTTTGAGCATTTATTACAGGAAGCTGACTCAACATTTATTTAATCAATCAGTGACGGGAAATCTGTGCACCCCCCTTTTGTAA
- a CDS encoding ASCH domain-containing protein, with protein sequence MKVLLSIKPEFVDEIVSGKKKFEYRKQIFKRDDISSVVVYATKPFGKVVGEFDIETILIDNPDIIWTKTKDYSGITYKYFKNYFKGKRTGFAIQIKNFKQYDMPLDLNEFDNKIKVAPQSFCYTEGGL encoded by the coding sequence ATGAAAGTTTTATTATCAATTAAACCAGAATTTGTTGATGAAATTGTTTCTGGTAAAAAAAAATTCGAATATAGAAAGCAAATTTTTAAAAGAGATGATATCTCTTCGGTAGTAGTCTATGCTACTAAACCATTTGGGAAAGTCGTAGGTGAATTTGATATTGAGACTATTTTAATTGACAACCCAGATATTATATGGACAAAAACAAAGGACTATTCAGGAATAACATATAAATATTTCAAAAATTATTTCAAGGGAAAACGAACTGGTTTCGCAATTCAAATTAAAAATTTTAAACAGTATGACATGCCTTTGGATTTAAATGAATTCGATAATAAAATAAAAGTAGCTCCACAATCCTTTTGTTACACAGAAGGAGGACTTTGA
- a CDS encoding ATP-binding protein has protein sequence MDYIFLAGVHGVGKSTLASKLESLIDIECISISDLIRRAGKKIPISEKNTAGISGNQELWKNELYKLNLKKTFLLLDGHFCLLNKNKVIFPLPLSTFENTKMTKIILVQHRPSIIRERLLTRDNISYSLELIEELQKCEIKRAKEYSRNKKNKTIYI, from the coding sequence ATGGATTATATTTTCTTAGCAGGAGTACACGGTGTTGGAAAATCAACCCTAGCTTCAAAACTAGAAAGTTTAATTGACATTGAATGTATTTCAATTAGTGATCTAATTAGAAGAGCCGGGAAAAAAATACCGATATCTGAAAAAAACACAGCTGGTATTTCTGGTAACCAGGAGTTATGGAAAAATGAATTGTATAAGCTAAATCTAAAAAAAACATTTTTGTTGTTGGATGGACACTTTTGCTTATTAAATAAAAACAAAGTTATATTCCCTTTACCTCTTAGTACTTTCGAAAATACTAAAATGACAAAAATTATCCTTGTACAACACCGTCCTTCAATTATTCGAGAGCGCCTTCTAACTAGGGATAATATAAGTTATTCACTTGAATTGATCGAGGAACTTCAAAAATGTGAGATAAAACGAGCAAAAGAATATTCACGTAATAAAAAAAATAAAACTATTTATATATAA
- a CDS encoding DUF3850 domain-containing protein yields the protein MHHNLKINKEYFNPVIKEIKTFEIRKNDRNFQLGDKITLKEWDAKTKQYTGRKVNIVITYLTDFEQKNNYVVFSFKIL from the coding sequence ATGCATCATAATCTTAAAATTAATAAAGAGTACTTTAATCCAGTAATTAAAGAAATTAAAACATTTGAAATTAGAAAAAATGATAGGAATTTTCAGTTAGGCGATAAGATCACTTTAAAAGAATGGGATGCGAAAACAAAACAATATACAGGGCGTAAAGTTAATATTGTAATTACCTACCTTACAGACTTTGAACAAAAAAATAATTATGTTGTTTTTAGTTTCAAAATATTATAA
- a CDS encoding tetratricopeptide repeat protein has translation MLEYYIKRHKRRDHVNPVLPSSHVGVKITEWYKMIRQFSVPDAEILKAEVEREIKQMEEDEYLLIYYSLMSFRHQLMLDYLEPEKKYRTARPTISELLEKIEAPQKKLTGLLKYYSLFFRGMYEFDQQEFVEAINYYRKAEKELYAVTDEIEQAEFHFKVAEAYYNMKQTHVSMHHILKALEIYDQNPLYTVRKIQSLFVIVGNYLDFKHYEKGLKHLEEALKLSKELGHDRLISSALYNLGECYHYMGQPSKAEGYLKEAAEVAEKANLRTLPHTLHSLATVLFKQQKFSEGQKVLQQGIQTAQKFNDELFLSMNKFLNALYIESVDKQGILNILNDLNESHMFSFTEHITLLTAEYYREGGEFEESSFFYDKMVEAQLQIQRGDCLYEY, from the coding sequence ATGTTAGAATATTACATAAAAAGACATAAAAGGAGGGATCATGTGAATCCGGTTTTACCTTCCTCACATGTAGGGGTTAAGATTACCGAATGGTATAAGATGATACGTCAGTTTAGTGTTCCGGATGCTGAAATTTTAAAAGCGGAAGTTGAAAGAGAAATTAAACAGATGGAAGAGGATGAGTATTTACTAATATATTATTCACTCATGAGCTTTCGACACCAACTTATGCTCGACTACTTAGAGCCAGAAAAAAAGTATAGAACAGCACGTCCAACCATCTCAGAATTACTTGAAAAAATTGAAGCTCCCCAAAAGAAATTAACCGGTCTCCTGAAATATTACTCACTATTTTTCCGCGGTATGTACGAATTTGATCAGCAAGAATTTGTGGAAGCTATAAACTATTACCGTAAAGCTGAAAAAGAACTTTATGCTGTTACTGATGAAATCGAACAAGCTGAATTTCATTTTAAAGTAGCAGAAGCTTATTACAACATGAAACAAACCCACGTTTCCATGCATCACATTTTAAAGGCACTAGAGATTTATGATCAGAATCCTCTGTATACTGTAAGGAAAATTCAAAGCTTGTTTGTAATCGTAGGTAACTATCTCGATTTTAAACATTATGAAAAAGGGTTAAAACATCTTGAAGAAGCCCTGAAGCTTTCTAAGGAATTAGGGCACGACAGACTAATAAGTTCTGCTCTTTATAATTTAGGCGAATGTTATCATTACATGGGACAACCAAGTAAAGCCGAGGGATATTTGAAAGAAGCAGCAGAAGTTGCAGAAAAAGCAAATTTAAGAACACTCCCTCACACGCTCCATTCTTTGGCCACGGTTTTATTTAAACAACAAAAGTTCAGTGAAGGACAGAAGGTTCTGCAGCAAGGGATTCAAACAGCACAAAAATTTAATGATGAACTTTTCTTATCAATGAATAAGTTTCTGAATGCCTTATATATTGAGTCTGTTGATAAACAGGGTATCCTCAATATATTGAATGATCTTAATGAAAGTCACATGTTCTCATTTACGGAACACATAACGCTGCTAACTGCAGAATATTATAGAGAAGGCGGAGAATTTGAAGAATCCAGTTTTTTCTATGATAAAATGGTTGAAGCGCAGCTTCAAATTCAGCGAGGTGACTGTTTATATGAATATTAA